A genome region from Sceloporus undulatus isolate JIND9_A2432 ecotype Alabama chromosome 1, SceUnd_v1.1, whole genome shotgun sequence includes the following:
- the LOC121919037 gene encoding P2Y purinoceptor 1-like isoform X1: MDHEPGQKAEADFCGSPDALLDVIQKTLIPGTFVFILLVGLLLNIPIIWILTFRVKHWNRSTVFLCNLVFADITWILTLPFLIYYHLNHLHWPFGDSFCKMTRTAYHLFYYSSIYFVTCLSMDRYLAIVHPLKSLWVLNKQHSWLISCCIWAVTGLVSLPVTYVASTQMCPNNKTICSLYIFSSSTYITLPLSVSCSIGGCLLPFGAICYCYCNSVRKLQDTGLQHCQKREKVTKLMYSALITFALLYFPYHLSRNTCIFLRAIWPAATRAIQQADTLFLVMMAICSLNTCINPLFCFLSGGDFREEVCKLASSFSLIKRWKDRRQLACIYPI, encoded by the exons ATGGATCATGAACCAGGTCAG AAAGCAGAAGCAGATTTTTGTGGAAGTCCTGATGCTCTCTTGGATGTCATCCAAAAGACTCTCATCCCTGGAACCTTTGTCTTCATCTTGCTTGTGGGACTgttgctaaacatccccatcatCTGGATCCTCACCTTCCGTGTGAAGCACTGGAACAGAAGCACTGTTTTCCTCTGCAACCTGGTGTTTGCTGACATCACATGGATTTTAACCCTTCCCTTCCTGATCTACTATCACCTCAACCACCTGCACTGGCCCTTTGGGGATTCATTTTGCAAGATGACACGGACAGCCTATCACCTGTTCTACTACTCCAGCATCTACTTTGTCACTTGTCTGAGCATGGACCGCTACTTAGCCATAGTCCATCCCCTGAAATCTCTTTGGGTCTTAAACAAACAACACTCCTGGTTGATTTCTTGTTGCATTTGGGCAGTGACTGGATTGGTCAGCCTGCCTGTTACCTATGTTGCCAGCACCCAGATGTGTCCAAACAACAAAACCATTTGCTCCCTCTATATATTTTCCAGCTCTACCTACAtcaccctccctctctctgtgagCTGCTCTATTGGAGGGTGTTTGCTGCCTTTTGGAGCCATCTGTTACTGTTACTGCAACAGTGTGCGGAAACTCCAGGACACTGGTCTCCAGCACTGTCAGAAAAGGGAGAAAGTCACCAAGCTCATGTACTCAGCTTTGATCACCTTTGCTCTGCTCTACTTCCCTTATCATCTCTCCAGGAACACCTGCATCTTCCTACGAGCCATTTGGCCTGCTGCCACTCGGGCCATTCAGCAGGCAGACACCTTGTTCCTGGTGATGATGGCCATCTGCAGCCTTAATACTTGCATCAATCCACTCTTCTGTTTCTTGTCTGGAGGAGACTTTCGAGAGGAGGTTTGTAAACtggcatcttctttttctctcatcAAGCGATGGAAAGACCGACGACAACTGGCATGCATTTACCCCATCTGA
- the LOC121919037 gene encoding P2Y purinoceptor 1-like isoform X2, translated as MNQKAEADFCGSPDALLDVIQKTLIPGTFVFILLVGLLLNIPIIWILTFRVKHWNRSTVFLCNLVFADITWILTLPFLIYYHLNHLHWPFGDSFCKMTRTAYHLFYYSSIYFVTCLSMDRYLAIVHPLKSLWVLNKQHSWLISCCIWAVTGLVSLPVTYVASTQMCPNNKTICSLYIFSSSTYITLPLSVSCSIGGCLLPFGAICYCYCNSVRKLQDTGLQHCQKREKVTKLMYSALITFALLYFPYHLSRNTCIFLRAIWPAATRAIQQADTLFLVMMAICSLNTCINPLFCFLSGGDFREEVCKLASSFSLIKRWKDRRQLACIYPI; from the exons ATGAACCAG AAAGCAGAAGCAGATTTTTGTGGAAGTCCTGATGCTCTCTTGGATGTCATCCAAAAGACTCTCATCCCTGGAACCTTTGTCTTCATCTTGCTTGTGGGACTgttgctaaacatccccatcatCTGGATCCTCACCTTCCGTGTGAAGCACTGGAACAGAAGCACTGTTTTCCTCTGCAACCTGGTGTTTGCTGACATCACATGGATTTTAACCCTTCCCTTCCTGATCTACTATCACCTCAACCACCTGCACTGGCCCTTTGGGGATTCATTTTGCAAGATGACACGGACAGCCTATCACCTGTTCTACTACTCCAGCATCTACTTTGTCACTTGTCTGAGCATGGACCGCTACTTAGCCATAGTCCATCCCCTGAAATCTCTTTGGGTCTTAAACAAACAACACTCCTGGTTGATTTCTTGTTGCATTTGGGCAGTGACTGGATTGGTCAGCCTGCCTGTTACCTATGTTGCCAGCACCCAGATGTGTCCAAACAACAAAACCATTTGCTCCCTCTATATATTTTCCAGCTCTACCTACAtcaccctccctctctctgtgagCTGCTCTATTGGAGGGTGTTTGCTGCCTTTTGGAGCCATCTGTTACTGTTACTGCAACAGTGTGCGGAAACTCCAGGACACTGGTCTCCAGCACTGTCAGAAAAGGGAGAAAGTCACCAAGCTCATGTACTCAGCTTTGATCACCTTTGCTCTGCTCTACTTCCCTTATCATCTCTCCAGGAACACCTGCATCTTCCTACGAGCCATTTGGCCTGCTGCCACTCGGGCCATTCAGCAGGCAGACACCTTGTTCCTGGTGATGATGGCCATCTGCAGCCTTAATACTTGCATCAATCCACTCTTCTGTTTCTTGTCTGGAGGAGACTTTCGAGAGGAGGTTTGTAAACtggcatcttctttttctctcatcAAGCGATGGAAAGACCGACGACAACTGGCATGCATTTACCCCATCTGA